The following proteins are co-located in the Kineococcus endophyticus genome:
- a CDS encoding carbohydrate ABC transporter permease, translating to MSTPTASPTLGRHRQPVPEPSPTLRQKLFRAEGRLAPYAYVAPFFLLFLAFGLFPLVYTMWISFHRFELGSDPEWTGLDNYVWLFSNPKFYNALLKTVTIGVLSTVPQLLLALGLAHLLNYRMRARTAFRVSMIMPYATSVAASTLVFAQIFGRDGGLANWLLSLVGLDGLDWRNGDLSAQIAIAVIVTWRWTGYNALIYLAGMQSISTDLYEATALDGANRWQQFLHVTLPGLRPTILFTVVVSTIGATQLFGEPLLFGGVDGGALNQYQTLGLFMYQQGWGFGSLGRAATVAWVTFLLIVVLVLINTALARWRDRDPEGARR from the coding sequence GTGAGCACCCCGACCGCGTCACCGACACTCGGCCGGCACCGGCAGCCGGTGCCCGAGCCGTCGCCGACCCTGCGGCAGAAGCTGTTCCGCGCCGAGGGCCGGTTGGCCCCGTACGCCTACGTCGCCCCGTTCTTCCTGCTGTTCCTCGCGTTCGGGTTGTTCCCGCTCGTCTACACCATGTGGATCAGCTTCCACCGGTTCGAGCTGGGTTCGGACCCGGAGTGGACCGGCCTGGACAACTACGTCTGGCTGTTCAGCAACCCGAAGTTCTACAACGCCCTGCTCAAGACCGTCACCATCGGCGTCCTGTCGACGGTGCCGCAGCTGCTGCTGGCCCTCGGCCTGGCGCACCTGCTGAACTACCGGATGCGGGCCCGGACGGCGTTCCGCGTCTCGATGATCATGCCCTACGCGACGTCGGTGGCGGCCTCGACGCTCGTCTTCGCCCAGATCTTCGGCCGCGACGGCGGGCTGGCGAACTGGCTGCTGTCCCTCGTGGGCCTCGACGGCCTGGACTGGCGCAACGGTGACCTCAGCGCCCAGATCGCCATCGCCGTCATCGTCACGTGGCGCTGGACCGGGTACAACGCCCTCATCTACCTGGCCGGGATGCAGTCGATCTCGACCGACCTCTACGAGGCCACCGCCCTCGACGGCGCGAACCGGTGGCAGCAGTTCCTGCACGTGACGCTGCCGGGGTTGCGGCCCACCATCCTGTTCACCGTCGTCGTCTCGACCATCGGCGCCACCCAGCTGTTCGGCGAACCGCTGCTGTTCGGCGGTGTCGACGGCGGTGCCCTGAACCAGTACCAGACGCTCGGCCTGTTCATGTACCAGCAGGGGTGGGGCTTCGGTTCGCTCGGCCGGGCCGCCACCGTCGCGTGGGTGACGTTCCTGCTCATCGTCGTCCTCGTCCTGATCAACACCGCGCTGGCCCGCTGGCGCGACCGCGACCCCGAGGGAGCCCGCCGATGA
- a CDS encoding carbohydrate ABC transporter permease, producing the protein MSATGVREAALAAPTPVPVRRRRYRAPDAAGPLTYVLLVVTALLFVVPFYYMVVAASRPMAEMNTSPPPFLPGPDLWQNITTAVQQQAIGLSIVNSLIVSGVTTVGTLAFCTLAGYAFAKLRFRGEKPLFAITIGTLMIPPSLGVVPLYKLMSDWGLAGRLESVILPSLVGAFGVFFMRQYLVQTLPDELLEAAKVDGASQIRTVVSIVLPIARPGMAVLGMLTFMTSWNDFFWPVITLNSTMPTVQVALNNLGSGYVPDTAVIMAGTLVGTLPVIVVFLLLGRQIVSGIIAGAVKG; encoded by the coding sequence ATGAGCGCGACCGGTGTGCGCGAGGCCGCCCTCGCCGCCCCCACCCCCGTCCCGGTGCGCCGGCGCCGCTACCGCGCCCCCGACGCGGCCGGTCCGCTCACCTACGTCCTGCTCGTCGTGACGGCGCTGCTGTTCGTCGTGCCCTTCTACTACATGGTCGTCGCGGCGAGCCGGCCGATGGCGGAGATGAACACCTCGCCGCCGCCGTTCCTGCCCGGCCCGGACCTGTGGCAGAACATCACGACCGCCGTGCAGCAGCAGGCCATCGGCCTGTCCATCGTGAACTCGCTCATCGTCTCGGGCGTGACGACCGTCGGGACGCTGGCGTTCTGCACCCTCGCCGGCTACGCCTTCGCCAAGCTCCGGTTCCGGGGCGAGAAGCCGCTGTTCGCCATCACCATCGGCACGCTGATGATCCCACCGTCGCTGGGCGTCGTGCCGCTCTACAAGCTCATGTCGGACTGGGGCCTGGCGGGGCGGCTGGAGTCGGTCATCCTGCCCTCGCTCGTCGGCGCGTTCGGCGTGTTCTTCATGCGGCAGTACCTCGTGCAGACGTTGCCCGACGAACTGCTCGAGGCGGCGAAGGTCGACGGGGCGTCCCAGATCCGCACCGTCGTCAGCATCGTCCTGCCCATCGCGCGGCCGGGGATGGCCGTGCTGGGGATGCTGACGTTCATGACGAGCTGGAACGACTTCTTCTGGCCCGTCATCACGCTGAACTCCACGATGCCGACCGTCCAGGTCGCGCTCAACAACCTGGGGTCGGGGTACGTCCCGGACACCGCCGTCATCATGGCCGGCACCCTCGTCGGCACCCTGCCCGTCATCGTCGTGTTCCTGCTGCTGGGCCGCCAGATCGTCAGCGGCATCATCGCCGGCGCCGTCAAGGGCTGA